In a single window of the Eshraghiella crossota genome:
- a CDS encoding cytidylate kinase-like family protein, whose protein sequence is MDKQVIIAISREYGSGGHEIAKIIADDMGLNLYDRSLLDEIAREKDIKIEYLEKYDEKPKKTYLSRRVGAYTNSIEEIITEMQFDFIREKAASGESFVIVGRCAETVLKDNKGLISIFVVGDKESKIARLQRVFNISKEEAETKRRRHDKTRKNYHNRHSDFKWGDSRNYDICINSSKLGEELTAKGLERYIEDRINNM, encoded by the coding sequence ATGGACAAACAGGTTATTATTGCTATAAGCAGAGAGTACGGCTCAGGCGGACATGAGATAGCTAAGATAATAGCGGATGATATGGGACTTAACCTTTATGACAGAAGTCTGCTTGATGAAATTGCCAGAGAAAAAGATATTAAGATTGAATATCTTGAAAAGTACGACGAAAAACCAAAAAAAACATATCTTTCCAGAAGAGTCGGTGCATATACCAATTCTATAGAAGAAATAATTACCGAAATGCAGTTTGATTTTATAAGAGAAAAGGCTGCAAGCGGAGAGTCTTTTGTTATAGTAGGAAGATGTGCTGAAACCGTTCTTAAGGATAACAAGGGACTTATATCAATATTTGTTGTAGGCGACAAGGAATCTAAGATAGCAAGATTGCAGAGAGTATTTAATATCAGTAAAGAAGAAGCCGAGACTAAAAGAAGAAGACATGATAAGACAAGAAAGAATTATCATAACCGTCATTCTGATTTTAAATGGGGTGATTCAAGAAATTACGATATCTGCATTAACAGCAGCAAACTCGGCGAAGAACTTACCGCAAAGGGTCTTGAGAGATATATAGAAGACAGAATTAATAATATGTAA
- the hrcA gene encoding heat-inducible transcriptional repressor HrcA, with translation MEMNERKMKILKAVIQNYLDTGEPVGSRTISKYTDLQLSPATIRNEMSDLEEMGYIIQPHTSAGRIPSDAGYRLYVDDMMKAKEQELNEKESELNKREDLLFKKVDRVEEMLQNVAKTLAVNTNYATMVAAPVKKGRTIKFIQISQLEPGKILAVLVLEGNTIKNTIIENETELDSESCLKLNILLNTSVNGLTLEEINLSIISRMTAQAGEYGVLIRNILDAIAVTAGSEEDLQIYTSGATNIFKYPELSDNSKASELIYTLEEKKTLANLVNDSLETDGDGDIKVYIGEETPVASMKDCSVVTATYELSDGAKGTIGIIGPKRMDYEKVVETMKTIKTQLDDVFKD, from the coding sequence ATGGAAATGAATGAGAGAAAAATGAAAATTCTCAAAGCAGTTATTCAGAATTACCTTGATACCGGAGAGCCTGTTGGCTCAAGAACCATATCCAAGTATACAGATTTACAGCTTAGTCCGGCGACCATCCGTAATGAGATGTCAGATCTGGAAGAGATGGGTTATATAATCCAGCCTCATACTTCAGCCGGACGAATTCCTTCCGATGCAGGCTACAGATTATATGTAGATGATATGATGAAAGCGAAGGAGCAGGAACTTAATGAAAAGGAAAGTGAGCTTAATAAGCGTGAAGATCTTCTTTTCAAAAAAGTAGACAGAGTCGAAGAAATGCTTCAGAATGTGGCAAAGACACTGGCTGTCAATACTAATTATGCAACAATGGTAGCTGCTCCGGTCAAGAAAGGAAGGACAATTAAATTTATCCAGATATCACAGCTTGAACCGGGTAAGATTCTAGCAGTGCTGGTGCTTGAAGGCAATACAATTAAGAATACAATAATCGAGAATGAAACCGAGTTGGATTCAGAAAGTTGTCTTAAGCTTAATATTTTACTTAATACTTCTGTTAATGGACTTACACTTGAAGAAATTAATCTTTCAATTATATCCAGGATGACAGCCCAGGCAGGAGAATATGGTGTGCTGATTCGTAACATCCTTGACGCAATAGCCGTTACGGCAGGCAGCGAGGAGGACCTTCAGATATATACAAGCGGAGCTACGAATATTTTTAAATATCCGGAGCTTAGCGACAACTCCAAGGCAAGTGAGTTAATATACACACTGGAAGAGAAAAAGACTCTGGCCAATCTTGTGAATGACTCTCTTGAGACAGATGGTGACGGCGACATCAAGGTGTATATCGGTGAGGAGACACCGGTAGCCAGCATGAAGGATTGCAGTGTAGTTACTGCAACATACGAATTAAGTGATGGCGCTAAGGGAACAATTGGTATCATAGG